In Cryptomeria japonica unplaced genomic scaffold, Sugi_1.0 HiC_scaffold_87, whole genome shotgun sequence, the DNA window ACAACCTACAACACGTATTATTTTACCAACACATCTTACGTTGCATATGTAAAGATATGGCCAGTCCAGCCATAAGAACAAGCGCAAGATCTGATACCATCGCCATTATACCGTCTGAATTGAACGATTGAATGAAGATAGATAGATTGGGTATATGAGGAGGGATTATTCATTTATATAGAAAAAGATCGCTCCGCCGGTCATGAAGGAAGCAACAGAGGAAGGACCCGGCATGAGAAGGCTAGTATCGTACGCATTCCGGTTacagaattcaagcttgcatttaTAACATGACTTGACTTCAGGTAAGAGCTGCCCAGTTTCCAACCGTAAGGGTCATCAATATTCAGATAATAGCTGTAATATTAAAGACAACCAAGTTTCACAACAAATCAAACCAACAAAACATAAATAGCCATATGATATGGGAAAAAAAGGATGTTGGATTTAGTTTCATTGAACTTTAACTCTAAAGTAGCCAAATAAATATATAAGGACTTCctaaagtttatttttttatttatttttgtagccCCCACCAATATTGTATAATAGACAAATTAGATATGGGACTGAGCATTAAGACTTCTATTTGAAGACCAACCCTAGATAACACCCTTGGCCCTTCaactattaataaataatttagagcCAACTACCTTAAGAATAAATATATAACGGGGTGAAGGACTCCCTTGTAAGATAAAATAGGACaagaatgaaatattgaaaaaagaatttaatatgatctaacaaatatatttttcaaattacCAATATAAACCTGTAAATTGGGAAAGAAATCTAGACTCCTAAAGAGGAATTGCTTATctacaaagagaaaatattctcaaGGAGTTTCAAGCCTTTTGCAAATAGGGAAGGGTTGCAAAGAAGATGTAAGGGAGTTTAGATTACTTTCTTAGAATTTCTTAGTCATAGTTAAAATTTTATGTATGATTACTTATTTTTAATCTCATTGTTTGAAACTAAGTATATAcaaagaaaaaaaatcctaaaataatcataaaaaaaatctctgactagaaaattttaaatatttagaaaatataGTTGTCCTTTTAGATTTGCAAATTTCTAAAAAAAACTTGTTCCCCTAGACCTAATCGACATTTCAAGATATTCTTATTTCACTATTGATAATAATTTAGtctatttttttaaatcataaGTTCATATTCCACTACTTATTTAACATTTTTATTTGAAAGCAAATAATACCTATTTAAAAATtaaaccaattttttgaaattattataatattagttACAAAAGTcaattaaaatgtatatttttcaaatattaaattttaaactattGATATGTTGAGTATTAATTAATAAGTTGTAATCTCACTTTTAATTATCGACAAActtgaaaaatttataaatacattaataaacataaaattttaaaaatagattgAGAAACATTCATAAGAAAACAAAGTATATAATTTAGAAAAATGGATCAATCAAACAAAATATCAAGTTTAACCAAAAGAAATTGTAAGCTTTTCCAATTTGATTCTATGAACTTaacatcttcttcaaataattTTTCTACAGTTTTTTGTTTgaacattatttattaataaattgtattctcacttTTAATTACTAATaaacttaaataaatttataaatacattaataagaataaatttaaaaaatagatttaaaaacacttataagaaaacaaaatatataatttttaaaaagtgGGTCAATCAAACAAAATATCAAGTTTAAGCAAAAGAAATTCTATGAAGTTAAAATCTTTATCAAGATAATTTTACATCTTCCGATTTGATTCTTAGGCTACCTTGGCTTTTCAAGTCACTGAAATAGTTAGGATCAAAAACTGGCCAGCTGTTACCTAGAGTCATTTCATGTATTCAATGCAGGTTTGAGTTCTGATAAACCAGGGCTCTCGTAGCATCCACGGCTTCTCAGCCGGGTCCATGCTAGTTTGCTTCCTTCTGAAGTTATTACGGTCGGAAACTGGGCAGCGGTTACCTGAAGTCAAGTCATGCACTAAATGCAACCTGAAGTCAAGTCATGCACTAAATGTAAGTTTGAATTCTAATAACAAGGGCTTTCGTACGATGCATTGACAATTCTATGAatacaatacatgttacacattttATGCATATAATACATGTTGCATATACATATAACTGCATCTAGATGCATCTTAGAATCTTATTCATACAATGCATGTTACACATCCTATGCATATAATGCATTTTACATAGACATATAACTACATGCAGATGCATCGTAGAAGCTGGATAGAGGGTGCCCTCGTACGTCACACTACTGCTCAGACTGAGTCCATGCTTCCTTCGTGTCTGCCCGGGAGATCTTTTCCTATATAAATGATGAATCCTTCTTCATATACtcaatctatccatcttcattcGACCGTTCAATACAGACGGTATAATGGCAACAGTATCAGATCTTGTGCTTATTCTTGTGGCTGGACTGGCTATATATCTTCAGATGCAAGGTAAGCTGTATTGGTAACATAAGAGTTTTAGATTGAATACACTATATATCCGAGGTTCACAATAATAATATGCGTGTGTTTTTTGTTGCAGAGGCGGCAGCAGTTAAGTTTGAGATAACGAACCAGTGCAGGTACACGGTTTGGGCGGCAGGATTACCCGGCGGAGGGCAGCAGCTCGACCAGGGTAAGACATGGACCGTCGATGTGCCGGCAGGGACAAAGGGAGCAAGATTCTGGGGCCGAACCGGCTGCTCTTTTGATGCGAGCGACCGAGGAACCTGTCAAACCGGTGACTGCAACGGCCAATTGAGCTGCCAGGTCTCGGGAGGCATTCCCACCACGCTGGCTGAGTACACCCTCAATGGAGATGGCAACAAGGACTTCTACGACGTCTCCCTGGTGGACGAATTCAACGGTCCTCTCTCCATCAATCCTACAAACGGACAGTGCACTGCCCCTGCATGCAAAGCCGACGTCAATGCTGTTTGCCCTGCTGAGTTGAAGGTGAATGGCGGATGCAATAGTGCCTGCACTGTCTTTCAAACTGACCAGTATTGCTACAGAGGTGCCTATGTCGACAACTGCCCTGCCACAAACTACTCGATGATCTTCAAGAACCAGTGCCCTCAGGCCTACAGTTATGCCAAGGATGATACTTCCAGCACTTTCACCTGCCCTTCTGGAACCACTGACTACAGTATTGTATTCTGTCCCTAAATCTATATAGGAGTATGCTCATCTACATCCTAATAATCAGCTATGAGTGTATCACCTCCGTATTTAGTATCTGATATATGGTGGCATAAACTATCACTCGGTAGTCATATAAATAAGCCATCATTTGTTGTAAGGCGTTAGATGCAATTTTGAAGTATCACAGTTTACTATAAATAAAAGTCCAATATTCTAATGGGCAATTTGAAATAGGTAATTCATATGCAATATCTTTTTATAAATGTCTTTTATTATTTTAGTAGGGAAGGGGTCCTAAACCCttacaaaaaaaacaaataaactagAGAGCAACGACACAATCGCTGGCATCGGATAGCCAACACCCCAGAAAGCATAGAAACAACTCTCAAAAGTAATAAAACACTAACAATACCCACATAACTAAACATAATAACCCTCTCCAACTTCCTACTATCCATAATACAACTACTAGCATATAACTAAAAAGAGTTCATAATAGTATCAGAGTACTTAATCCACATGAAAACACCCAACATAAGGCATGCAGGCCTGTTTAGATAAAAGTCcatgttaaaactaatactatcatcTTTTGAAATCAACCCAGACCAAAAAAAAGCACCAACCCAATAGCATCCTACTCATCCTTGATGACGTTCCATTCCCGCACAAGACACTACATCAGTTCCTTCTAGATCTTAGGTTACAACATGTCCTCTTTCTGCTCCTCTTGCAGGTTGACATCCTtcatcttttttgcttttttcttcatctttctctatCTCAAGACAAACCCCATAACGACATTCTGCATAATTCATCAGTAATAGCACATAGGGAATTCAAGGCCTCTCCCATTAGCTGATGTCCTTGCCTATATTCGTCCATCTTCGCTTTAAGGTTCATGACCTTAACTTGTAGGTTAATTATCTAGTTTTGCTATTATTTGATGCTAAAATTCTCCTCCTCGGTAGGAGAGTCCTGAGAACAGGGCACCATTTCCACATCCTAAAAAAGTATTTTGAAGCAAGGATTTTTGTTTTGAATCAACCTTGTCCTCTAGAGAATCACTTAAACCCTTTGAATCCTCCTTACTGTCCTCCCCTTGTTCCTCCCCTTCCACCTGAAATTCCTCATCCTCCCCCCCTCCTCACTAGAGCTCCTGAGTTGTCATCATCATCAAGGGTAAAAGCCTTTGCCGGTTCAGGGGAAACATCTTCGGTTTCAATTTGTTTTTCTTGTCTTTGGCGAGCAGATGAGCCGACCTTCTTTCACCAAAGTGACCCTCCTATTTCTCCTTTTCATGCAGGTTATCTTTCACCTAATCTCATAGTTCTTACAAGATGAAAAATCAGACACCAATAATATCTATAGGTCCATTGCTATTGTATCCCATCCGTCGTATGATCAGGAATCATtaaccatattgttgtgttggtatggccacctctagAGTAGCAGCTCtgacctcttcctcatccttgtatagccaactaaggatgtctttcccttatgattcatttgctagtgtgcccaattggataaattttccatcaaacttggtgatgggttgtgttgattgatgtgtcgatgcagaaggttgtccatgagattttggtgatgttggtaattttgatagacacatgggttcaaaatagtattctcccatgccttgatctttgatttcaacttttgtttgaagtccatggataaagacttgattttttcttgatgatgatctaatgctaAGGAAGCTGGAGCTTTCCTATTGTGTGGAACTAGGCTGTCTTGAGCtgtccccatagcattgcaatgttgaaaaggattattatcggtagatatggagatttcctgtccattatatgggaatttgacacactgatggtatgttgaaggcactacttgcatttcatgtatccaaggatgacccaatagaatattgtatgttaagtctatgtctaagacttggcacatagtgtccctttgtatcagtcctacctaaataggtagtatcactgttcctttagatgacttgtcttcatcatcataggccttgatggtgatctttttgtttggatcaatagacttctcaaagaagcctaatgcacggataagctttaaagcacatatattgagaccaactcctccatctattaatactcttttaactcgatgtttgtagactaagactttgatatgaaggggagtgttatgtggatgactcaaagagacattATCATGTTGGAAAAGGTGagtttatgaggccctgtcatatgagccaccatggcttggaattttatcaatgtccagatcttgagGAATGTTTGTTTCAACCAATGCTTGTTCTAAGATATCCTTATCTTTTGGTGAGAACTTGAGCAACtcgagtatagatatttgagcaggagttctctGTAGTTGAtaaaccaaatcatattgagtattGGGAATagtggtggatgttgatgtatgccctttcaagacgcatttttgagctttggttgtcacattgattgatgcatggtcttgtttgtccttgatttttatgacatttatttggttatcatctatcaatatgtgattgatggtgttgttgtacaggtgatttatacaagctcctcttgtatcatttgatgatggagCTCCTCCCttcttgtaatttggaagaggatttttaaaagcaTCGTGGTCAccgtttgttttgagaccatcaaccattaaatcacctctattgatCATATCCTGACCAATATTCTTAAGCCTCAtgaaatcatttgtgtgatgtcctttgtttcgatgaaaatcacaaaaatacgaatcattccaccaaggtggtttgacctggggttcaaagttgtttatggtcaGTAATGTGATAATTTTGTTCGCCAGGAGTTCTCGAAATGTCAattctaaggttttccctaatggtgtgtagatgtgtctatttgggaaagtgttggtgttacctctttggtttgtattattccctcagttagccttgtttattgttgttgccttgggtattgttattggtatttgaaattgaaggtccttgattggtattttgtggataagtgttagtgccttgattaacacccttttgatttttgttagattgtggattacctcataaagctaatactggttgtttggacttcatatcattagcatcagctcctccatcattaacaatgtttttgtttcttgtccaaaatcttgatttgtctaaagtgttgttgttatttttattgttaaaggagtgagtgttggatgagttaattccttccttaaataacttcaatgttcctttcttgatgtaggcttcctctacttggattccattttctatcaacttggtaaaagctggtatgcattggagcttgagttgataacacatctcactatttagattgtcaataaagatctccatcttttccttttcaggcatgtctcgaggatatctcgaaaccatacgtctccaacactgaagaaacaccatgaatgtttcattgcttttttgtttggtgttgcatacatccaacatggtgattgcatcctaaatattataggagtattttgtgataaatttgtttacaaactcatcaaatgatctgatgggaagtgtaagtttagacaaccactccattgttttccctcccaaacttcttgggaatagtctcattaagaatcatcgtgagaaaactctaggcttatggtacaaaattcccgaacatgattgcGAGGATCACTTTTAGCATCGTATTTGTCGTACTTTCgcatatctgaatttgggggaaaaggtatcatgtttaatctcctgtcaaaggagtaaggacagatttcatccaaggagtatcgcattgtggtcccttgttgcatgttctacatttgcctttgcagcatttggatttgttgtgtaagagtgaccatgggtgcatttgtatgTCGAGGGAAACCTTCCCCCTTTCATTAAGATTATCCTGAGGTCGGCCATGGTTGTGTTCGGGGGTGTTATTTTGTTCATGCATGATTTATGggccatgtgtttcttcttctattttttggtcttgataggcataatttctagaccttgttctaaaaattctttcagcgacattccttaagttttcggtattaaaatctttaggaagtgtaactccttttctagttagcatgagcatatatttttcctcgtttgcttcaataagtctttccatgagcctttggaatgaggggttttcttgacattcttggagttgtcattcctaagtcactttgctcaatgatttgagagaaaagacattgacttgagggatcatgttagatagagaacaatggaacatcccttgggaagttgagctattcaatatagctccataacttgcaccaagagtcccattggtgtgtggatcttttggaaCCTTAATTTTACGTTTCTGTACACCACATTTCCTGCACACATTtgtggcgcccaccatggggccgaaccccattaatcttatcattttttttgtAGGAGCAATATTGCAAGCACGTGGGAAAGCTGGTTTAGCACATTGGGACCTTTCTTTAGTGCGTAGAAACATTAGTTAGTGCTTCTAGTATACTATTTAGTGAAGACCTCTCCACTAGCACATTTAGACTTTTTGTTAGCACCTGATATTCTGGTTGTATTCTATATCATCATAACGCATTCGACAAACATAGTAGAACATTCGGTAACCATCTTAGCGCATAGAAGTCATTTTGTAGCACATTTTCATGTTTTTGTAGTGCATCTGCACGTTTCTGTAGCTCACCTGTGCAATAGTCTAATGCATAGCTCTAACAAAGGAAAACGCAAAACTGTAATCGAAGaaagaaaattttaggcttgtgaagcccaccctcAGAATTTGATTATTTTGCTAACTG includes these proteins:
- the LOC131055994 gene encoding pathogenesis-related thaumatin-like protein 3.7; the encoded protein is MATVSDLVLILVAGLAIYLQMQEAAAVKFEITNQCRYTVWAAGLPGGGQQLDQGKTWTVDVPAGTKGARFWGRTGCSFDASDRGTCQTGDCNGQLSCQVSGGIPTTLAEYTLNGDGNKDFYDVSLVDEFNGPLSINPTNGQCTAPACKADVNAVCPAELKVNGGCNSACTVFQTDQYCYRGAYVDNCPATNYSMIFKNQCPQAYSYAKDDTSSTFTCPSGTTDYSIVFCP